A DNA window from Streptomyces parvus contains the following coding sequences:
- a CDS encoding sterol desaturase family protein, which translates to MDERECAADGEIHSADYSVSGTGVVRNSASRILRVVAYPVLLLAVVGVAAFALRLRWDPAWVGPLFLIGVIAYLALLERLIPYDPDWHPGKDEWRWYGIYFLLTMAGSGLAQLLVALAVGLISPEEPARHLWAEIPGALLTGSLVSYAVHRLGHRNALLWRLHGVHHVPEKVNVANNGVNHVLDIVLAQSLVQLALALVGFSRPAVLVAGLFVAAQGYFVHANIDVRIGPLNHLLAGPEQHRLHHSTDLSEAGHYGSDLSCWDHLFGSFTWRPGREPTAVGLHDPASFPETGEILAALLHPWRRRPAPRPGPE; encoded by the coding sequence ATGGACGAGCGCGAGTGCGCCGCCGATGGCGAAATCCATTCGGCCGACTATTCGGTTTCCGGGACGGGGGTGGTAAGGAATTCGGCGTCCCGCATTCTCCGTGTCGTCGCCTACCCCGTCCTCCTCCTCGCGGTCGTGGGCGTTGCGGCGTTCGCATTGCGTCTGCGATGGGATCCGGCATGGGTGGGACCGCTTTTCCTCATCGGGGTGATCGCCTATCTGGCGCTCCTGGAGCGCTTGATTCCTTACGACCCGGACTGGCACCCCGGAAAGGACGAGTGGCGCTGGTACGGCATCTACTTCCTGCTCACCATGGCCGGAAGCGGACTGGCGCAGCTGCTGGTCGCTCTGGCCGTCGGCCTGATCTCGCCGGAGGAACCGGCCCGCCACCTCTGGGCCGAGATCCCCGGCGCCCTCCTCACCGGATCGCTGGTGAGCTACGCCGTGCACCGGCTGGGCCATCGGAACGCCCTGCTCTGGCGCCTGCACGGGGTGCATCACGTGCCGGAGAAGGTCAACGTCGCCAACAACGGGGTCAACCACGTGCTGGACATCGTCCTGGCGCAGAGCCTCGTCCAACTGGCCCTGGCCCTCGTCGGCTTCTCGCGCCCCGCCGTCCTGGTGGCCGGCCTCTTCGTCGCCGCGCAGGGCTACTTCGTCCACGCCAACATCGACGTCCGCATCGGCCCGCTCAACCATCTGCTGGCCGGCCCCGAGCAGCACCGCCTGCACCACAGCACCGATCTGTCCGAAGCCGGCCACTACGGCTCCGACCTGTCGTGCTGGGACCACCTCTTCGGCAGCTTCACCTGGCGCCCCGGCCGCGAACCCACCGCCGTCGGCCTGCACGATCCCGCCTCGTTCCCCGAAACCGGCGAGATCCTCGCAGCCCTTCTGCACCCCTGGCGACGCAGACCCGCCCCGCGCCCCGGACCGGAGTGA